One region of Jonesiaceae bacterium BS-20 genomic DNA includes:
- a CDS encoding sugar-binding protein, which yields MKKKALALVSLVTAGMFALSACGGGGGRGEASEGPSSEAGFAADAVIGVSLPWLGTQNWKESETYFNEQLKEAGFEPLVQAADNKVPSQQQQIEAMIERGAEVIVVGAVDGTQLSSVLEKAKAEGIAVLGVDRLIENTEAVDGVVQFGSVRTGELQGQSLLEGLAELKGEGPYNIELFGGGPADPNAPDFFNGAMSVLQPKIDDGTLTVVSGQTDFAQAATQDWDNSKAQARMDSLLSGFYSDKEIHGVLAPNDGIARAILTSAANAGQELPVVDGLDAENESIVSIWAGEQYSTVGKPSADLVAKTVELIQILQKGEALPAPDATADNGKFEAPIYQLDPVIITKANIEEFFADDPERLALLK from the coding sequence GTGAAGAAGAAAGCCCTAGCGCTTGTCTCGCTCGTTACCGCAGGAATGTTCGCGCTCAGCGCGTGTGGCGGCGGAGGCGGACGTGGCGAAGCCTCCGAAGGCCCATCCAGCGAGGCTGGCTTTGCGGCAGATGCAGTAATCGGTGTTTCCTTGCCTTGGCTTGGAACCCAGAACTGGAAGGAATCAGAGACTTACTTCAACGAACAGTTGAAGGAAGCGGGCTTTGAGCCGCTAGTTCAGGCTGCAGACAACAAGGTTCCATCACAGCAGCAGCAGATCGAAGCTATGATCGAGCGCGGCGCCGAGGTTATTGTTGTTGGTGCGGTTGATGGAACCCAGCTCAGCTCAGTTCTGGAGAAGGCAAAGGCTGAGGGCATCGCTGTTCTTGGTGTTGACCGCCTGATCGAGAACACCGAAGCTGTAGACGGTGTTGTTCAGTTCGGTAGTGTTCGTACCGGTGAGCTTCAGGGCCAGTCACTCCTTGAGGGTCTAGCAGAGCTCAAGGGTGAAGGCCCATACAACATCGAGCTCTTCGGTGGTGGCCCAGCTGACCCGAACGCACCAGACTTCTTCAACGGTGCAATGTCGGTATTGCAGCCAAAGATCGATGACGGCACCCTGACCGTAGTTTCTGGTCAGACCGACTTTGCTCAGGCAGCAACCCAGGACTGGGACAACTCCAAGGCTCAGGCTCGTATGGACTCCCTCCTCTCAGGTTTCTACTCTGACAAGGAAATCCACGGTGTCTTGGCACCAAACGACGGTATTGCACGTGCAATCCTGACGTCCGCAGCGAACGCTGGTCAGGAACTGCCAGTTGTCGACGGTCTTGACGCTGAGAACGAGTCAATCGTTTCCATCTGGGCCGGCGAGCAGTACTCAACCGTTGGTAAGCCATCGGCTGACCTGGTAGCTAAGACGGTTGAACTGATCCAGATCCTGCAGAAGGGTGAGGCTCTGCCAGCCCCAGACGCGACTGCAGACAACGGTAAGTTCGAAGCTCCGATTTACCAGCTCGACCCAGTCATCATCACCAAGGCGAACATCGAAGAATTCTTCGCCGATGACCCAGAGCGCCTCGCACTGCTGAAGTAA
- a CDS encoding DUF2291 family protein — protein sequence MSAANTAVAKKQPQKPRSKNATRGIWAAVIVVALVGLGLGSKFIPNDDPRIVGVEKFNAETFGAERFPTIQENVAARATPAVDLAAAIAADPDAAATEFAVQSSGGPVYSTTFTGTFGEGKSGIYPVTIDGLPGDLTVRVQTGPAINGTEIRDASGEITFGEFTNQIDYQNAAAALNDELKVQVLANIDTAALEGKTVTVTGAFTLINPASWLVTPVQMEVQ from the coding sequence GTGAGCGCGGCTAATACGGCGGTAGCAAAGAAGCAGCCGCAGAAGCCACGAAGCAAGAATGCGACCCGTGGGATTTGGGCAGCGGTCATTGTTGTAGCGCTGGTTGGCTTGGGGTTGGGAAGCAAATTCATTCCCAACGATGACCCACGCATTGTTGGAGTTGAGAAGTTCAACGCTGAAACATTTGGTGCAGAGCGCTTCCCAACCATCCAAGAAAATGTTGCAGCTAGAGCCACACCGGCGGTTGATCTTGCCGCGGCAATCGCCGCGGATCCAGATGCCGCAGCGACAGAGTTTGCGGTTCAAAGCTCTGGTGGACCGGTTTACTCGACCACCTTTACCGGCACGTTTGGTGAAGGTAAGTCTGGAATCTACCCGGTCACAATCGATGGCCTCCCAGGGGACCTCACGGTTCGAGTACAGACGGGACCGGCAATCAACGGAACTGAGATTCGTGACGCCAGCGGTGAAATCACATTCGGTGAATTTACCAACCAAATTGATTACCAGAATGCCGCTGCTGCTCTCAATGATGAGCTCAAAGTCCAAGTTCTAGCAAACATTGACACGGCTGCGCTCGAAGGCAAGACCGTTACCGTAACCGGTGCATTTACGTTGATCAACCCGGCTTCTTGGCTGGTCACACCGGTTCAGATGGAGGTGCAATGA
- a CDS encoding zinc-dependent alcohol dehydrogenase family protein encodes MMRAVVFTSEGNLTLEERPMPTPGYKQILIETAAVGICGTDTHVLDGEFEGTVFPLVPGHEATGVITALGEGVNDGVFNFQVGDHVAVNPSTTCGECEFCLNGRQNLCPAWNGLGVVASDGAAQQYFVAPATNVFKLKKETDLHLAALIEPLACAIRGWDILPRRMGDHVLVYGSGTMGLIMAQLATRAGAASVTIVDLNEDRLNTAKECGIELRYTSADDADREKWDVVIDATGNIAAIEDALTRVKPAGYFQDFGVAPADRTAKFSPFRVYRDELNIVGSMAVHNSFGRAVEMFEAGAIDAKAMTSHSFSLDDYADALDMFRKGQGRKLQIRPNDTESRVLIP; translated from the coding sequence ATGATGCGCGCAGTTGTATTTACTTCAGAAGGCAACCTCACCCTAGAAGAGCGGCCTATGCCTACTCCGGGGTATAAGCAGATTCTCATTGAGACTGCAGCGGTCGGAATCTGTGGAACTGACACCCACGTCCTCGACGGAGAGTTTGAGGGAACCGTATTTCCACTGGTACCGGGCCACGAGGCTACCGGGGTCATCACGGCCCTTGGCGAGGGCGTCAACGACGGCGTTTTCAACTTTCAGGTAGGCGACCACGTTGCGGTCAACCCATCAACCACCTGTGGTGAGTGCGAGTTTTGCCTCAACGGCCGCCAGAACCTCTGCCCAGCTTGGAACGGCCTGGGCGTTGTGGCATCGGACGGAGCAGCACAGCAATATTTCGTTGCGCCAGCGACCAACGTGTTCAAACTGAAGAAAGAAACCGATCTTCACCTAGCCGCGCTCATTGAGCCGCTAGCCTGCGCTATTCGTGGGTGGGACATCTTGCCGCGCCGCATGGGCGACCACGTGTTGGTGTACGGGTCCGGAACCATGGGACTGATCATGGCCCAGCTTGCAACCCGTGCCGGAGCGGCCTCGGTCACCATCGTTGACTTGAACGAGGACCGCCTCAACACTGCGAAGGAATGCGGGATTGAACTGCGCTACACCTCGGCAGATGACGCAGACCGGGAAAAGTGGGATGTTGTCATTGATGCAACCGGAAACATAGCTGCCATCGAAGATGCATTGACCCGAGTCAAACCAGCAGGTTACTTCCAAGACTTTGGTGTTGCGCCAGCAGACCGCACCGCAAAGTTCTCACCATTTAGGGTGTACCGCGATGAACTCAACATTGTTGGTTCCATGGCGGTGCACAACTCATTTGGCCGTGCCGTTGAAATGTTTGAGGCCGGTGCAATTGACGCAAAGGCGATGACCAGCCACTCATTTAGCTTGGATGACTATGCAGATGCGCTCGACATGTTCCGTAAGGGGCAGGGCCGCAAGTTGCAGATCCGTCCAAACGACACCGAGTCACGGGTTCTGATCCCGTGA
- a CDS encoding ABC transporter permease has translation MTTTITNGVKPQKKPFSLTKVLIEGRAFLALILIIVVFSLLSPNFLTVDNLLIMASHVAIYAILGMGMLLVILNGGIDLSVGSTLGFSAVVAGFLIKGVNIEIFGFTFFPSIPVVLILSCGVGALVGLINGILVAKFKVAPFVATLGMLYVVRGAALLLTNGLTVNNLAGEPELGNTGFDWLGFNRILGIPIGVLIMAIIAVILGFVLSRTKFGRWLYASGGNERASELSGVPVRSVKIWVYVIAGICAAVAGLILASTLTSASPTAGNTYELTAIAAVVIGGASLMGGRGTIRGTLLGAFVIGFLSDGLVIVGVSAYWQMVFMGGVIVVAVMLNTLEYGRRPKPAATPATPPNPQSPATNIGGSGPDSPAQAKAVATE, from the coding sequence ATGACGACGACAATTACCAACGGTGTGAAGCCGCAAAAGAAACCATTTTCACTTACTAAAGTTCTGATCGAAGGCCGCGCCTTCCTCGCCTTGATCTTAATCATCGTGGTGTTCTCACTACTGTCACCAAACTTCCTGACGGTGGATAACCTCCTGATCATGGCATCGCACGTAGCTATCTACGCCATCCTTGGCATGGGAATGCTCCTCGTGATCCTCAACGGTGGAATTGACCTTTCGGTCGGTTCAACGCTTGGTTTCTCCGCCGTTGTGGCCGGATTCTTGATCAAGGGAGTCAACATTGAAATCTTCGGATTCACCTTCTTCCCAAGCATTCCGGTTGTTCTCATTTTGTCCTGCGGAGTGGGGGCTCTTGTAGGACTCATCAACGGTATTTTGGTAGCTAAGTTCAAGGTTGCTCCGTTTGTAGCTACCCTGGGCATGCTCTACGTAGTCCGTGGTGCAGCACTGTTGCTGACAAACGGTCTGACCGTAAACAACCTTGCGGGTGAACCAGAGCTGGGCAACACCGGGTTTGACTGGCTTGGTTTCAACCGCATCCTAGGTATCCCAATCGGGGTACTGATCATGGCGATCATCGCTGTCATCCTTGGCTTTGTGCTAAGCCGGACCAAGTTTGGTCGCTGGCTTTACGCCTCGGGTGGTAACGAGCGAGCATCGGAGCTCTCCGGTGTTCCCGTACGATCCGTAAAAATCTGGGTCTATGTCATTGCCGGCATCTGTGCCGCAGTGGCAGGTCTGATCCTTGCCTCAACACTGACCAGTGCCAGCCCCACAGCGGGTAACACCTATGAACTGACCGCAATTGCCGCGGTGGTTATTGGTGGAGCTTCCCTCATGGGTGGGCGCGGAACCATCCGAGGCACCCTCCTTGGTGCCTTTGTCATTGGTTTCCTCTCAGATGGTCTGGTGATCGTAGGAGTGTCTGCCTACTGGCAGATGGTCTTCATGGGAGGTGTGATCGTGGTAGCGGTCATGCTCAACACACTTGAGTATGGACGTCGCCCCAAGCCGGCAGCGACGCCTGCAACACCTCCAAACCCGCAGAGTCCCGCAACCAATATTGGAGGGTCTGGACCAGATTCACCGGCGCAAGCCAAAGCCGTAGCAACCGAGTAA
- a CDS encoding tail fiber protein, which yields MGSVTQRALAFLGAAVVLALSGCSSQPETPAPVANQLGCVDVGSQALTLIDSGGTCPTGLVTVYWNTSAPTEGPAGQDGSAGASGQDGAAGQDGAAGPAGSDGAPGKAGAKGEAGKNGAQGSIGPIGATGAKGKDGATGAKGDDGADGKPGAGGDAGAKGNDGVPGETGPAGKDGLDGKDGANGKDGVDGADGSDGLAAWQAVAAWDGAAVYSAGPPAAVVTYAGSAWVAAASNVSSQPGASTDWVQIAAVGQKGEKGDKGDRGEQGLPGADGVQGAPGAPGQDGINGAMGLPGTPGPQGDPGVMGPQGDQGPQGIQGPRGPEGNSALSQYFGETSLGNLSNQHECTMGTMTLSAIQRSGPSPLGLPADGRILRIQDHTVLFALLGDTFGGNGKTTFALPDLRPITPKNMVWGICHDGLFPSFD from the coding sequence ATGGGGTCTGTAACTCAGCGCGCGTTGGCGTTTTTAGGCGCCGCGGTGGTGCTCGCATTGTCGGGATGCTCCAGCCAACCGGAAACACCCGCACCGGTGGCCAATCAGCTTGGCTGTGTCGATGTCGGCTCACAAGCGTTAACACTTATTGATTCTGGTGGAACCTGCCCAACGGGCCTGGTCACGGTCTACTGGAATACGTCAGCGCCAACCGAGGGCCCCGCGGGACAAGATGGATCAGCTGGGGCCTCCGGACAAGACGGTGCTGCTGGACAGGATGGTGCCGCAGGACCGGCAGGTAGCGATGGGGCTCCGGGTAAGGCTGGAGCTAAAGGTGAGGCAGGCAAGAATGGGGCGCAAGGCAGCATTGGGCCCATAGGTGCGACCGGCGCCAAGGGTAAAGACGGTGCGACCGGCGCCAAAGGTGACGACGGAGCCGATGGTAAACCAGGTGCTGGGGGTGACGCTGGTGCTAAAGGCAACGATGGTGTTCCTGGTGAAACCGGTCCGGCAGGCAAAGACGGTCTAGATGGTAAAGACGGCGCAAACGGCAAAGACGGTGTTGACGGCGCAGATGGCTCGGACGGATTAGCAGCCTGGCAAGCCGTCGCGGCTTGGGACGGCGCCGCTGTATATAGTGCGGGTCCACCCGCCGCTGTAGTGACCTATGCGGGAAGCGCTTGGGTAGCTGCGGCATCGAATGTTTCCTCCCAGCCGGGTGCTTCAACTGATTGGGTGCAGATTGCAGCTGTCGGCCAGAAGGGCGAGAAGGGAGACAAGGGGGACCGCGGCGAGCAGGGACTTCCGGGCGCTGACGGTGTGCAAGGCGCACCAGGTGCACCCGGGCAAGACGGTATCAACGGTGCTATGGGCCTGCCGGGCACACCGGGACCTCAGGGTGACCCGGGAGTTATGGGGCCGCAGGGTGACCAAGGACCGCAAGGGATTCAAGGCCCCCGGGGCCCCGAGGGGAACTCTGCGCTGAGCCAGTACTTTGGTGAGACGTCGCTTGGTAATTTGAGTAACCAACATGAATGCACGATGGGCACAATGACGTTGTCGGCCATTCAACGCAGTGGTCCGTCTCCGCTGGGGCTTCCGGCGGACGGTAGAATCTTGCGAATTCAAGATCATACGGTACTGTTTGCTCTACTTGGAGACACCTTCGGAGGTAATGGCAAGACAACATTTGCTCTGCCGGATCTACGTCCGATCACACCAAAAAATATGGTCTGGGGTATATGTCATGATGGCCTCTTCCCTAGCTTTGATTAG
- a CDS encoding LacI family DNA-binding transcriptional regulator, with amino-acid sequence MSDVAALAGVGVKTVSRVINEEPNVSLKTKEKVLRAVQQLGYQQDLYAGNLRRSDRRTRTLGLLISSVANPYASTLHRGVEGEAARRGTAVFAASLDDDPEKEQRLFDAFVQRRVDGLILTAVGTSQSYISKEHERGTPMVFVDRIPQGVTADVIVADNFDGAFNGTNHLLKHGHRRIAYFGDNPRIQTSTARRDGYSHALMLANVPVAPELIFANFQTEKQTYAKVLEFLQLPDPPTAIFSGQNLITIIIVRALRDLGLSNKIALVGFDDFELADLLEPPLTVVAQDPEQIGILAAKRIFERLDGDTSPPSTIIVPTKFIVRGSGEIRAQH; translated from the coding sequence ATGTCTGATGTTGCTGCTCTAGCCGGAGTCGGAGTTAAAACCGTCTCCCGGGTGATAAATGAAGAGCCAAATGTCTCCTTGAAAACAAAAGAAAAAGTCTTGCGGGCCGTGCAACAACTCGGCTACCAACAAGATTTATATGCTGGAAACCTCAGACGCAGCGATCGTCGCACTCGCACCCTAGGGCTGCTGATTTCGAGTGTGGCCAACCCATACGCATCGACTCTCCACCGCGGAGTGGAAGGGGAGGCTGCCCGCCGGGGCACGGCAGTTTTTGCGGCCAGCTTGGACGATGATCCAGAAAAAGAGCAACGGCTTTTCGATGCCTTTGTCCAGCGCCGCGTAGACGGACTGATTCTGACCGCCGTAGGCACCAGCCAAAGCTACATTTCCAAAGAACACGAGCGCGGCACCCCCATGGTGTTTGTCGACCGTATCCCCCAAGGGGTTACCGCCGATGTCATCGTTGCTGATAACTTTGACGGCGCGTTCAACGGGACCAACCACCTCCTGAAACACGGTCACCGACGGATCGCCTACTTTGGTGATAATCCCCGGATCCAAACCAGTACCGCCCGGCGCGATGGTTATAGCCACGCCCTGATGTTAGCTAATGTCCCGGTAGCGCCAGAGCTGATCTTTGCTAATTTCCAGACTGAAAAGCAGACCTACGCAAAAGTCCTTGAGTTCTTGCAGTTGCCTGATCCACCCACCGCAATTTTTAGTGGCCAGAACCTGATCACTATCATCATTGTCCGTGCACTGCGTGACCTTGGCCTGAGCAACAAGATTGCGCTTGTAGGCTTCGATGATTTTGAACTGGCGGACCTTCTGGAACCACCTCTAACCGTGGTGGCTCAGGATCCAGAACAAATTGGCATCTTGGCAGCAAAGCGCATCTTTGAACGCCTTGATGGGGACACTTCACCACCCTCAACCATTATTGTGCCAACCAAATTTATTGTCCGTGGCAGCGGAGAAATTCGTGCGCAACACTAA
- a CDS encoding sugar ABC transporter ATP-binding protein: protein MNSTTPLLEMQDIVKTFPGVRALDGVTITVAKGSIHSICGENGAGKSTLMKVLSGVYPHGDYEGQILLEGKPVEFKNIKQSEEAGVVIIHQELALIPELNVIENIFLGNEVTKNGIIDWDQSARSTKDVLDQVGLKIDPKVKVKTLGVGQQQMIEIAKALSKNVKLLILDEPTSALNEEDSANLLKLMKRLQSQGVTCIMISHKLNEIAAVSDAITILRDGASVESYGIDESGVDEDRIIRAMVGRSLEARYPTRTPHIGETAFEVRNWNVEHPQLAGRMVSKNVNLNVKHGEIVGLAGLMGAGRTELARSVFGRNYGIFRSGEIYLEGKKVTLNTVQSAIDHGIAYLPEDRKVLGVNLLDSVKRTVASANLKALSTRGLLSGTKERKVANSYREQLLIKTPTVETGIRTLSGGNQQKVVLAKWMFTEPQVLILDEPTRGIDVGAKFEIYRLIHQLADAGNAVLLISSELPELMGMSDRIYTICEGEVTGEVLGKDATQESLMRMMTNTQAHEVSTSVPEESNK, encoded by the coding sequence ATGAACAGCACTACACCGCTGCTCGAAATGCAAGACATAGTAAAAACATTCCCAGGTGTACGCGCACTAGACGGTGTGACCATCACCGTTGCTAAGGGAAGCATCCACTCCATTTGTGGTGAGAATGGTGCTGGCAAGTCCACCCTCATGAAAGTTCTTTCAGGGGTATACCCACACGGTGATTACGAAGGTCAGATCCTTCTTGAAGGCAAGCCGGTGGAGTTCAAGAACATTAAGCAGTCAGAGGAAGCCGGAGTGGTGATTATTCACCAAGAGCTCGCGCTTATCCCAGAACTTAACGTTATTGAGAACATCTTCCTAGGCAACGAAGTTACCAAGAACGGCATTATCGATTGGGATCAGTCAGCCCGGTCAACCAAAGATGTGCTGGACCAAGTTGGTCTGAAGATCGACCCAAAGGTCAAGGTCAAGACACTTGGTGTGGGCCAGCAGCAGATGATTGAGATCGCCAAGGCGCTCTCAAAGAACGTGAAGCTCCTTATCCTTGATGAGCCAACGTCAGCGTTGAACGAGGAAGACTCGGCCAACCTGCTCAAGCTCATGAAGAGACTGCAGTCCCAGGGCGTCACCTGCATTATGATCTCGCACAAACTGAACGAGATCGCGGCGGTTTCTGACGCGATCACCATCTTGCGAGATGGTGCTTCAGTTGAGAGCTATGGAATCGATGAAAGCGGCGTAGACGAAGACCGCATCATTCGTGCCATGGTTGGTCGCTCCCTTGAAGCCCGTTACCCAACCAGAACCCCACACATTGGTGAAACGGCATTCGAGGTTCGAAACTGGAACGTCGAGCACCCCCAACTGGCCGGCCGAATGGTCTCCAAAAACGTTAACCTCAACGTCAAGCACGGCGAGATCGTGGGTCTCGCAGGGCTGATGGGCGCCGGTCGTACTGAACTTGCGCGCTCCGTATTCGGTCGTAACTACGGAATCTTCCGCTCCGGTGAAATCTACCTAGAGGGCAAGAAAGTCACTCTGAACACGGTTCAGAGCGCAATCGACCACGGTATTGCTTACCTACCCGAGGACCGCAAGGTGCTTGGAGTGAACCTGCTCGATTCGGTCAAGCGCACGGTTGCCTCGGCAAACTTGAAGGCCTTGTCGACTCGCGGTTTGCTGAGCGGCACCAAGGAACGCAAGGTTGCGAATAGCTACCGTGAGCAACTGCTCATCAAGACCCCAACTGTTGAAACCGGAATCCGGACCTTGTCCGGTGGTAACCAGCAGAAGGTTGTTCTAGCTAAGTGGATGTTCACTGAACCACAAGTCCTGATTCTGGACGAGCCAACACGTGGTATTGATGTTGGCGCAAAGTTTGAGATTTACCGCTTGATTCATCAACTTGCGGATGCTGGTAACGCGGTCCTGCTGATCTCCTCGGAACTCCCAGAACTCATGGGTATGAGCGATCGGATCTACACCATTTGCGAGGGTGAAGTTACCGGCGAGGTTCTGGGTAAGGACGCAACCCAAGAATCGCTGATGCGAATGATGACAAACACACAGGCTCATGAAGTATCTACTTCGGTACCGGAGGAATCCAACAAATGA
- a CDS encoding sugar ABC transporter ATP-binding protein encodes MSSESDDVVLEARDVVKNYGGVRALKGVNFEIRKGTVTTLFGENGAGKSTLMKILSGVEQPTSGQIILDGKPVHFDSTSEAVAHGVSIIHQELSLAPNLSVRDNIFLGRELGGAISVDFAEQTRQTQALLDEMQLPISPDTLVADLRVGQQQIIEIARALSVDSRILIMDEPTSALAAAEVQVLFGIIEELKARGVAIVYISHHLEEALVVTDHAVVLRDGTMTARGVREEIDLDWIVRHMVGDNFDLGQPPTGYEFGDVVLDVQGLKVMDPENADRAIVDGLDLTVRQGEVVCLYGLMGSGRTELLEAIAGRGDVAAGQIVLHGDALTHQSIAERIEMGVGLVPEDRQRDGLVQTMSVGRNLTLASLKELLVRGFLSRGKEHDLAEELIEDVTVKTPGSDVPIGSLSGGNQQKVVIGKVLATGPQVMLLDEPSRGIDVGAKGEVFRLLAARAVKGLTVVYSTSEVGECLSIAHRIIVLSRGRVAAEFGPDATKEMIMAASGEAVAA; translated from the coding sequence ATGAGTTCCGAATCGGATGACGTTGTCCTTGAAGCACGCGATGTTGTAAAAAACTACGGTGGAGTCAGGGCCCTCAAGGGAGTCAACTTCGAAATCCGTAAGGGCACCGTGACCACGCTGTTTGGTGAAAACGGTGCGGGTAAGTCCACCCTGATGAAAATCTTGTCGGGTGTGGAGCAACCTACCTCCGGCCAGATCATCCTTGATGGCAAGCCGGTCCACTTTGACTCAACTTCTGAGGCCGTCGCCCACGGTGTCTCAATCATTCACCAAGAGTTGAGCCTGGCACCAAACCTCTCGGTGCGGGACAACATTTTCTTGGGCCGCGAGCTTGGCGGTGCGATCAGCGTTGACTTTGCTGAGCAGACCCGGCAAACCCAAGCCCTGCTGGATGAGATGCAACTACCGATTTCTCCAGACACGTTGGTAGCTGACCTGCGAGTTGGCCAGCAACAGATTATTGAGATCGCCCGCGCGCTGTCCGTGGATTCCCGGATCCTCATCATGGACGAGCCCACATCCGCACTCGCTGCGGCTGAGGTACAAGTCTTGTTCGGCATCATCGAGGAACTCAAGGCCCGCGGAGTAGCAATCGTTTATATCTCCCACCACCTTGAAGAAGCCCTCGTGGTAACCGACCACGCAGTGGTATTGCGTGACGGTACCATGACGGCCCGTGGCGTCCGGGAAGAAATTGACCTGGACTGGATTGTCCGGCACATGGTTGGTGACAACTTTGACCTTGGTCAGCCACCGACCGGATACGAGTTTGGTGACGTAGTTTTGGATGTCCAAGGCCTCAAGGTCATGGACCCCGAGAACGCCGACCGCGCAATCGTGGATGGCTTGGACCTGACCGTGCGCCAAGGCGAAGTGGTTTGCTTGTATGGCCTCATGGGCTCCGGCCGCACCGAGCTCCTTGAAGCGATTGCGGGCCGTGGCGATGTAGCTGCCGGGCAGATTGTGCTGCACGGTGATGCGCTGACGCACCAGTCAATTGCGGAACGCATTGAGATGGGGGTTGGTTTGGTCCCGGAGGACCGGCAACGCGACGGACTGGTCCAGACCATGTCGGTGGGCCGCAACCTTACGCTAGCTAGCCTCAAGGAACTGCTGGTACGCGGGTTCTTGTCGCGTGGCAAGGAACATGACCTTGCAGAAGAACTTATCGAAGACGTCACCGTGAAGACCCCGGGCTCGGACGTGCCAATTGGATCGTTGTCCGGTGGAAACCAACAAAAGGTTGTTATTGGCAAGGTCTTGGCAACGGGGCCGCAGGTCATGCTGCTGGATGAACCCAGCCGTGGAATCGATGTTGGTGCAAAGGGTGAAGTCTTCCGCCTGCTGGCCGCCCGCGCGGTCAAAGGCCTAACGGTCGTGTATTCGACCTCCGAGGTGGGCGAATGCCTGAGCATCGCGCACCGCATTATCGTTCTGAGCCGGGGGCGGGTAGCCGCCGAATTTGGGCCAGACGCGACCAAGGAAATGATCATGGCAGCCTCCGGTGAGGCCGTCGCCGCCTGA
- a CDS encoding sugar ABC transporter permease → MKALKKVLDGDLRQFTMVFALIALLITFNIATDGRMITSSNFQNLLAGNAYVLILAIGMVMVIVIGHIDLSVGSVAGFVGMFAAISSRDFGFPWWLALLAGLAVGVLIGLWHGFWLSRLGIPGFITTLAGMMIFRGLVIWISGSISVPVPDEFRFLGSGYLPEWGPAFTQMNNSTLLLGIIAIVFYAVSQYRNFVKSKALAEDKESAHLWPVLVRIVLVSSVIGYVTWLFGSGRPGTSFPVPGLILVALVIVYHVLTEHTQFGRHIYAVGGNREAAALSGVNTKRIYLLVMLNMSFLAALAGLLFVGRATSAGPSDGTMWELDAIAAVFIGGAAVSGGIGTVIGSVVGGLVMAVLNSGLMLLGVGADRTQVIKGLVLLVAVAFDVYNKQQGKPSITGHLFAKFGPQPPVKDEQTTSVEKAA, encoded by the coding sequence ATGAAAGCTCTAAAGAAGGTCCTAGACGGAGACCTCCGGCAATTCACCATGGTGTTTGCCCTCATCGCGCTGTTGATTACATTCAACATTGCAACCGACGGACGGATGATCACCTCATCCAACTTCCAGAACCTACTCGCTGGTAACGCCTACGTTCTGATCCTGGCTATCGGTATGGTCATGGTCATTGTGATTGGTCATATTGACCTTTCCGTTGGTTCGGTTGCCGGATTCGTTGGAATGTTCGCCGCGATCAGTAGCCGCGACTTTGGATTCCCATGGTGGCTGGCACTGCTCGCCGGTCTGGCCGTTGGTGTTCTGATCGGTCTGTGGCACGGTTTCTGGCTATCTCGCCTAGGCATCCCAGGCTTTATTACCACGCTTGCTGGAATGATGATTTTCCGCGGTTTGGTTATTTGGATCAGTGGATCGATCTCGGTTCCAGTTCCAGATGAGTTCCGTTTTCTTGGTTCCGGATACCTGCCTGAGTGGGGCCCAGCGTTCACCCAGATGAACAACTCCACCCTGCTGCTCGGTATTATCGCAATTGTTTTCTACGCCGTTTCCCAGTACCGCAACTTTGTGAAGTCCAAGGCACTCGCGGAGGATAAGGAATCAGCACACCTGTGGCCGGTTCTGGTTCGTATTGTTCTCGTGTCATCGGTAATCGGCTACGTAACCTGGCTCTTTGGCTCCGGCCGTCCGGGTACTTCATTCCCAGTACCGGGTTTGATCCTGGTAGCACTGGTCATTGTTTACCACGTACTTACTGAGCACACCCAATTTGGTCGCCACATTTACGCGGTTGGTGGTAACCGTGAGGCAGCTGCGCTGTCCGGTGTAAACACCAAGCGTATTTACCTGCTGGTCATGCTCAATATGTCATTCTTGGCTGCACTTGCGGGTCTGCTGTTCGTAGGCCGTGCTACTTCCGCCGGTCCTTCCGATGGAACCATGTGGGAGCTTGACGCAATTGCCGCAGTATTTATTGGTGGTGCCGCAGTTTCCGGTGGTATTGGAACCGTTATTGGATCCGTTGTTGGTGGCCTCGTGATGGCCGTTCTCAACTCCGGTCTGATGTTGCTGGGTGTCGGCGCGGACCGGACCCAGGTCATCAAGGGTCTTGTTCTCTTGGTTGCTGTTGCATTCGACGTCTACAACAAGCAACAGGGTAAGCCTTCAATCACCGGGCACCTGTTTGCCAAGTTCGGTCCTCAACCTCCGGTTAAGGACGAGCAAACTACTTCAGTCGAAAAAGCTGCATAA